In one Plasmodium falciparum 3D7 genome assembly, chromosome: 14 genomic region, the following are encoded:
- a CDS encoding glutathione reductase: MYKHRYFHFFFFFFFFLVSTKIIRSFTFLNNNTNLSNPVYFKKKANMVYDLIVIGGGSGGMAAARRAARHNAKVALVEKSRLGGTCVNVGCVPKKIMFNAASVHDILENSRHYGFDTKFSFNLPLLVERRDKYIQRLNNIYRQNLSKDKVDLYEGTASFLSENRILIKGTKDNNNKDNGPLNEEILEGRNILIAVGNKPVFPPVKGIENTISSDEFFNIKESKKIGIVGSGYIAVELINVIKRLGIDSYIFARGNRILRKFDESVINVLENDMKKNNINIVTFADVVEIKKVSDKNLSIHLSDGRIYEHFDHVIYCVGRSPDTENLNLEKLNVETNNNYIVVDENQRTSVNNIYAVGDCCMVKKSKEIEDLNLLKLYNEETYLNKKENVTEDIFYNVQLTPVAINAGRLLADRLFLKKTRKTNYKLIPTVIFSHPPIGTIGLSEEAAIQIYGKENVKIYESKFTNLFFSVYDIEPELKEKTYLKLVCVGKDELIKGLHIIGLNADEIVQGFAVALKMNATKKDFDETIPIHPTAAEEFLTLQPWMK, translated from the exons ATGTACAAACATAGatactttcatttttttttctttttctttttttttctcgtGTCAaccaaaataataagaagttTTACTTTTCTTAACAATAATACAAATTTGAGTAATCCAGtatactttaaaaaaaaagcaaatatGGTTTACGATTTAATTGTAATTGGTGGTGGAAGTGGAGGAATGGCTGCAGCTAGGAGGGCAGCAAg GCATAACGCAAAAGTTGCTCTTGTCGAAAAATCCCGTTTAGGTGGAACGTGTGTCAACGTTGGATGTGTTCCTAAAAAA ATTATGTTCAATGCTGCCTCAGTTCATGATATTTTGGAAAATTCCAGGCATTACGGATTTGACACCAAATTTTCGTTCAACTTACCTCTGTTGGTAGAGAGAAGGGATAAGTACATTCAAAGGttgaataatatttatagacAGAATTTAAGTAAGGATAAGGTAGATTTGTACGAAGGAACAGCTAGCTTTTTAAGCGAAAATAGGATATTAATAAAAGGCacaaaagataataataataaggataatGGGCCTTTGAATGAAGAAATCCTTGAAGGAAGAAATATTCTTATAGCTGTTGGAAATAAACCAGTATTTCCACCGGTTAAAGGTATAGAAAATACAATATCAAGTgatgaattttttaatattaaagaatCTAAAAAAATTGGTATTGTTGGAAGTGGATATATAGCTGTTGAATTaataaatgttataaaaagatTAGGTATtgattcttatatatttgcAAGAGGAAATAGAATATTAAGGAAATTTGATGAGTCTGTTATTAATGTATTAGAAAATGatatgaaaaagaataatataaatattgtaacATTTGCAGATGTtgttgaaataaaaaaagttaGTGATAAAAATTTGTCCATACATTTATCTGATGGAAGaatatatgaacattttGATCATGTCATTTATTGTGTTGGTAGATCACCAGATACcgaaaatttaaatttagaaaaattaaatgtggaaacaaataataattatatagtaGTAGATGAAAATCAACGAACTAGTGTAAACAATATTTATGCTGTTGGTGATTGTTGTATGgtaaaaaaatcaaaagaaattgaagatttaaatttattgaaattatataatgaagaaacatatctaaataaaaaagaaaatgttacagaagatattttttataatgtacAATTAACACCGGTAGCTATTAATGCAGGAAGATTATTAGCTGAtagattatttttaaaaaaaacacgaaaaacaaattataaacTTATACCAACTGTTATATTTTCTCATCCACCTATAGGTACTATTGGTCTTTCTGAAGAAGCAGCAATTCAAATATATGGAAAGGaaaatgttaaaatatatgaatccAAATTTActaatttattcttttcagTTTATGATATAGAACCAGAactaaaagaaaaaacatatCTTAAATTAGTATGTGTTGGAAAAGATGAATTAATTAAAGGATTACATATAATAGGATTAAATGCAGATGAAATTGTTCAAGGTTTTGCAGTGGCCTTAAAAATGAATGCTACCAAAAAGGATTTCGATGAAACCATACCTATACATCCTACAGCAGCAGAAGAATTTCTAACCTTACAGCCATGGATGAAATGA
- a CDS encoding glutathione reductase — protein sequence MVYDLIVIGGGSGGMAAARRAARHNAKVALVEKSRLGGTCVNVGCVPKKIMFNAASVHDILENSRHYGFDTKFSFNLPLLVERRDKYIQRLNNIYRQNLSKDKVDLYEGTASFLSENRILIKGTKDNNNKDNGPLNEEILEGRNILIAVGNKPVFPPVKGIENTISSDEFFNIKESKKIGIVGSGYIAVELINVIKRLGIDSYIFARGNRILRKFDESVINVLENDMKKNNINIVTFADVVEIKKVSDKNLSIHLSDGRIYEHFDHVIYCVGRSPDTENLNLEKLNVETNNNYIVVDENQRTSVNNIYAVGDCCMVKKSKEIEDLNLLKLYNEETYLNKKENVTEDIFYNVQLTPVAINAGRLLADRLFLKKTRKTNYKLIPTVIFSHPPIGTIGLSEEAAIQIYGKENVKIYESKFTNLFFSVYDIEPELKEKTYLKLVCVGKDELIKGLHIIGLNADEIVQGFAVALKMNATKKDFDETIPIHPTAAEEFLTLQPWMK from the exons atGGTTTACGATTTAATTGTAATTGGTGGTGGAAGTGGAGGAATGGCTGCAGCTAGGAGGGCAGCAAg GCATAACGCAAAAGTTGCTCTTGTCGAAAAATCCCGTTTAGGTGGAACGTGTGTCAACGTTGGATGTGTTCCTAAAAAA ATTATGTTCAATGCTGCCTCAGTTCATGATATTTTGGAAAATTCCAGGCATTACGGATTTGACACCAAATTTTCGTTCAACTTACCTCTGTTGGTAGAGAGAAGGGATAAGTACATTCAAAGGttgaataatatttatagacAGAATTTAAGTAAGGATAAGGTAGATTTGTACGAAGGAACAGCTAGCTTTTTAAGCGAAAATAGGATATTAATAAAAGGCacaaaagataataataataaggataatGGGCCTTTGAATGAAGAAATCCTTGAAGGAAGAAATATTCTTATAGCTGTTGGAAATAAACCAGTATTTCCACCGGTTAAAGGTATAGAAAATACAATATCAAGTgatgaattttttaatattaaagaatCTAAAAAAATTGGTATTGTTGGAAGTGGATATATAGCTGTTGAATTaataaatgttataaaaagatTAGGTATtgattcttatatatttgcAAGAGGAAATAGAATATTAAGGAAATTTGATGAGTCTGTTATTAATGTATTAGAAAATGatatgaaaaagaataatataaatattgtaacATTTGCAGATGTtgttgaaataaaaaaagttaGTGATAAAAATTTGTCCATACATTTATCTGATGGAAGaatatatgaacattttGATCATGTCATTTATTGTGTTGGTAGATCACCAGATACcgaaaatttaaatttagaaaaattaaatgtggaaacaaataataattatatagtaGTAGATGAAAATCAACGAACTAGTGTAAACAATATTTATGCTGTTGGTGATTGTTGTATGgtaaaaaaatcaaaagaaattgaagatttaaatttattgaaattatataatgaagaaacatatctaaataaaaaagaaaatgttacagaagatattttttataatgtacAATTAACACCGGTAGCTATTAATGCAGGAAGATTATTAGCTGAtagattatttttaaaaaaaacacgaaaaacaaattataaacTTATACCAACTGTTATATTTTCTCATCCACCTATAGGTACTATTGGTCTTTCTGAAGAAGCAGCAATTCAAATATATGGAAAGGaaaatgttaaaatatatgaatccAAATTTActaatttattcttttcagTTTATGATATAGAACCAGAactaaaagaaaaaacatatCTTAAATTAGTATGTGTTGGAAAAGATGAATTAATTAAAGGATTACATATAATAGGATTAAATGCAGATGAAATTGTTCAAGGTTTTGCAGTGGCCTTAAAAATGAATGCTACCAAAAAGGATTTCGATGAAACCATACCTATACATCCTACAGCAGCAGAAGAATTTCTAACCTTACAGCCATGGATGAAATGA
- a CDS encoding cleavage and polyadenylation specificity factor subunit 4, putative, with the protein MIRNKKKRKRNIYDLYIEMQKENYEDEEKRISYIDDGTITLEKHVKMRLEEQTNLLSIKGIDRVDIKQKKGKHSIICIHYIKNMCMKNLFCNYLHQLIYSRIPTCKNYMKYNYCADRVRGCCMFRHNLDNSNNNLYYNESKDEYLDDALKFLHEKNICVNYLLGFCSLGYGCRKIHKTKSRRYINIISTLPKFFLDSILVNKHLYTHLYNNPKKLSNDMNKLKDALIILSGEKYIDKNLSTNKNDNIDLLNKDVIQNNNIFNSNNIDIGIENNISHGDINNDSKNQKGVSFLPGYNNVDNKNNKYINEYIDDKNIINNKSSHTNNEKGYFHNNILLQSIDNNNNNNLIQENNINIPNVYDLNNNLIVAEKMKVFIIKCNQISHLYLSILYGVWATGKNNTRKFVNLFKDNYTIIFLFSVNESGGFQGYAKMVTMPIKNLYENLWGPITSRLGGNFRIQWIKMAKIDFDNFKHIVNPYNDNLPLKKSRDGTELPLNVASILCNKMNDMPNEDFLTGTIYEFKRRINHSSFFINLHKQNILNTNTRWDILIFNLNQKSDCTNITLIDGTEQNIT; encoded by the coding sequence atgataaggaataaaaagaaaagaaaaagaaacatTTATGATTTGTATATAGAGATGCAAAAAGAGAATTATGAAGATGAAGAGAAGAGGATATCTTATATAGATGATGGAACGATAACATTAGAAAAGCATGTGAAGATGAGATTAGAAGAGCAAACAAATTTGTTGTCAATTAAAGGCATCGATCGAGTAGATATAAAACAGAAAAAAGGGAAACATtctattatatgtattcattatataaaaaatatgtgtatgaaaaatttattttgtaattatttacatcaattaatatattcaagAATTCCTACttgtaaaaattatatgaaatataattattgtgCTGATAGAGTAAGAGGTTGTTGTATGTTCAGACATAATTTAGACAattctaataataatttatattataatgaaagTAAAGATGAATATCTAGATGATGCCTTAAAATTTttacatgaaaaaaatatttgtgtTAATTATCTTCTAGGATTTTGTAGTTTAGGTTATGGTTGTAGGAAAATTCATAAAACAAAGAGTagaagatatataaatattataagtacTTTaccaaaattttttttagattCCATATTAGTtaataaacatttatatacacatttatataataatcctAAAAAACTTTCCaatgatatgaataaattaaaagacgccttaataatattaagtggagaaaaatatatagacaaAAATTTaagtacaaataaaaatgataatattgatCTTTTGAATAAAGAtgtaatacaaaataataatatatttaatagtaataatatagatataggtattgaaaataatatatcccatggagatataaataatgatagtaaAAATCAAAAAGGTGTATCCTTTCTTCCTGGttataataatgttgataataaaaataataaatatattaatgaatatatagatgataaaaatataataaataataaatcttCTCATACGAATAATGAAAAGggatattttcataataatattctatTACAAagtattgataataataataataataatttaatacaagagaataacataaatataccGAACGTTtatgatttaaataataatttaatagtAGCAGAGAAAATGAAAGTTTTcattataaaatgtaatcAAATatcacatttatatttatctatattatatggTGTTTGGGCTActggaaaaaataatactaggaaatttgtaaatttatttaaagataATTATACAATCATCTTCTTATTTTCGGTTAATGAAAGCGGAGGATTTCAAGGATATGCAAAAATGGTTACAATGCCAAtcaaaaatttatatgaaaatttatgGGGTCCTATAACCAGTCGTTTAGGTGGCAATTTTCGAATACAATGGATAAAAATGGCAAAAATAGattttgataattttaaACATATTGTTAATCCTTATAATGATAATCtaccattaaaaaaaagtagaGATGGTACTGAACTACCATTAAATGTAGCAAGTATCCtatgtaataaaatgaatgataTGCCAAATGAAGATTTCTTAACTGGCACCatatatgaatttaaaagaagaataaatcattcatccttttttattaacttacataaacaaaatatattaaatacaaataCTAGGTGggatattcttatatttaatCTTAATCAAAAATCCGACTGTACTAATATAACCTTAATTGATGGAACGGAGCAAAacataacataa
- a CDS encoding splicing factor 3B subunit 4, putative, which translates to MFTQHKNQEISHIYERNNEATLYIANLDAQVDEEILCELFMQCGNVKNVHIPRDKINGYHAGYGFVEYEYEYECEYAANILNMTKLFGKALRCNKATQDKRSFDVGANLFIGNLDDEVDEKMLFDIFSSFGQIMTVKVMRNEDDTSKGHGFISYDNFESSDLAIENMNNQFICNKKVHISYAFKKDSKGERHGTAAERFIAANKALNLYPLNENNNNNNVNPSPFTSSNDIPLTNNTTLNLTNNVYLNNTIITNNIIPKLSNDTISPIMNNFYPPNPHQPTSSNYLQAQVGHPTNIPMNARGSTSFMIPPKINNRIGNILPSNISSNLPPNIPPNLPPNFPPNFPPNLPPNLPPTLPPTLPPTLPPTLPPNLPPTLPPTLPPNLPPTLPPTLPPNLPPNLPPNFPPTLPPNFPPTLPPNFPPTLPPNFPPGFPPNLPPNFPPTLPPNIPPGFPPNIPPNLPPNIPSYSENNLNTKGENKENTSD; encoded by the exons atgttCACCCAACATAAAAACCAGGAAATAAGTCATATTTATGAGAGAAACAATGAAGCGACACTTTATATAG CAAATTTGGATGCACAAGTTGACGAAGAAATATTATGTGAACTTTTTATGCAATGTGGGAATGTAAAAAATGTCCATATTCCTCGAGATAAGATAAATGGATATCATGCAG GGTACGGATTTGTAGAGTATGAATACGAATACGAGTGCGAATATGCagcaaatattttaaatatgacCAAGCTGTTTGGGAAAGCATTAAGATGTAACAAAGCAACACAAGATAAGAGATCTTTCGATGTGGGAgcaaatttatttataggaAATTTAGATGACGAAGTAGATGAGAAAATgctatttgatatattttcatcatttggTCAAATAATGACAGTGAAAGTTATGAGGAATGAAGATGATACATCTAAAGGTCATGGATTTATTTCTTATGATAATTTTGAATCAAGTGATTTAGCCatagaaaatatgaataatcaatttatatgtaataaaaaggTACATATATCATATGCTTTTAAAAAAGATAGTAAAGGAGAAAGACATGGAACAGCAGCTGAAAGATTTATAGCAGCTAATAAAgctttaaatttatatccattaaatgaaaataataataataataatgttaatcCATCACCATTTACATCATCAAATGATATTCCATTAACTAATAATACAACATTAAATCTTAcgaataatgtatatttaaataatacaataataacaaataatattatacctAAATTATCAAATGATACAATATCTCCAATTATGAATAATTTCTATCCTCCTAATCCTCATCAACCAACTTCATCAAATTATTTACAGGCGCAAGTAGGACATCCTACAAATATTCCTATGAATGCTAGAGGAAGTACTTCTTTTATGATACCtccaaaaattaataatagaaTTGGGAATATTTTACCATCTAACATATCATCTAACTTACCACCTAATATACCACCTAACTTACCACCTAATTTTCCACCTAATTTTCCACCTAATTTACCACCTAATTTACCACCTACTTTACCACCTACTTTACCACCTACTTTACCACCTACTTTACCACCTAATTTACCACCTACTTTACCACCTACTTTACCACCTAATTTACCACCTACTTTACCACCTACTTTACCACCTAATCTACCACCTAATCTACCACCAAACTTTCCACCTACCTTACCACCCAACTTTCCACCTACTTTACCACCTAACTTTCCACCTACTTTACCACCTAACTTTCCTCCTGGATTTCCACCAAATTTACCTCCTAATTTTCCACCTACATTACCACCTAATATACCTCCAGGCTTTCCTCCCAATATCCCTCCCAACCTACCGCCTAATATTCCATCATATTCTGAAAATAACTTAAATACAAAAGGCGAGAACAAGGAGAATACAAGCGATTAA